The genomic window CCCTCGACCGGCACAAGCGGCCGTGTCCCGTGGGGCCGACGCTCAACTGGGACGAAGAACCCATGATCAGTTTCGACGACGACCCGGAGGAAAATTCTGCAGCTGCAGAAAAACTCTAGGGGCGGGGACTTTCTGCAGCTGCAGAAAATCCCGTCCTAGTAGTAGAAGGGGAACTGATCCCAGTCCGGGTCCCGCTTCTGCAGGAACGCGTCCTTGCCCTCGACCGCCTCGTCCGTCATGTAGGCCAGGCGGGTCGCTTCGCCGGCGAAGACCTGCTGGCCCATGAGTCCGTCGTCGGTGAGGTTGAACGCGAACTTCAACATGCGCTGAGCGGTGGGGGACTTGCCGTTGATCTCGCGGGCGACCTGGATGGCCTCCGCCTCCAGCTCCGCGTGGTCGGCGACGATGTTGACTGCGCCCATGCGCTGCATCGTCTCCGCGTCGTAGCTCCGGCCCAGGAAGAAAATCTCGCGGGCGAACTTCTGGCCGACCATCTTCGCCAGGTACGCCGACCCGTAGCCGGCGTCGAAGGAACCGACGTCGGCGTCGGTCTGCTTGAACTTCGCCTCCTGGCGCGAGGCGATCGTCAGGTCGCACACCACGTGCAGCGAATGCCCGCCGCCGGCGGCCCAACCGTTGACCACGGCCACGACCACCTTTGGCATGGTGCGGATCAGCCGCTGCACCTCGAGGATGTGCAGACGCCCGCCCTCGGCCTTGGCCCGGTTCTTGTCGATGGTCGACTCATCCGCCGCCGCGTCGTCGGCGGTGTGCTCGCTGGCGTACTGGTAGCCGGAACGCCCGCGGATGCGTTGGTCGCCACCCGAGCAAAACGCCCAGCCGCCGTCCTTCTCACTGGGGCCGTTGCCGGTCAGCAGCACCACGCCCACGTCCGGGCTCATGCGGGCGTGATCCAGGGCGCGGTATAACTCGTCAACCGTGTGCGGCCGGAAGGCGTTGCGCACCTCGGGGCGGTCAAACGCGATGCGCACGGTGCCGTCGGCGCGCGTGGCGCCCACATGGCGGTGGTAGGTGATGTCGGTGAAGTCCTCGAATCCCTCCACGACCTTCCACTGGGTGGGGTCGAAGGGCTGTTCAGTGCTGTAGCTCATGGATCACAAGCTTAGGCGCTGACTCCCAAAGACTCGGCGTGTTCGGTGATGACGCGGGCCAAATCGATGTCCCGGCTGGTGACGCCGCCGACGTCGTGGCTGGTCAGCGTCACGGCGACGGCCGGGTAGGTCAGCGTGACGTCGGGGTGATGGTTGGCGGACTCGGCGGATTCGCCGAGCAGGTTGACCAGTTTCAGGCCGGTGGCGAAGTCACCGGTGTCGAACGTGGCCTCCAGGGCCTGATCGACTTGCTTCCAGCCGGTGAGGTCGGCGTCGCGGACATCGTTGGGGGACAGGATCTGCTTCGGATCGCTCATGCCCCCATTGTCCAGAGATCGGGCGCCGCCCGCCACTAACAGTGCGTGGTGTTGAGCATCGAGCAGATCGGGAGGAAAAGACTGGAGAGGTTTGTGCCGATGAAAGCGATGAGGAACGCGACGCCCGCGGAGCCCTGTACGGCGCCTTCCGCGGCGGCGGAAACGTCGGCGCTCAAGGCCGGCTGGGCGGTGGCGGCGGGCATGGCGGCGACGGACAGCGACAGAGCTGCGATGACGGTTGCGATACGACGTTTCATGATAATAAGAACCTTCCGTGCGGGGGCGGTCTTTCTTATTGATCAGCGTACCGGGGCGCAGCGTTACGCTGGGGGACATGAGACCGACTGTTGATGAGATCCTCGAGCGTTCCCATGTCGTCGCCCTACCGATGGCGGTGAAATTCCGCGGCGTGATGACCCGCGAGGCGTTGCTCATCGACGGCCCCGCGGGGTGGGGCGAATTCTCGCCCTTCCTGGAGTACGGCGCGAAGGAGTCTTCCGCCTGGCTGCGTTCGGGCGTCGAGGCCGCCTTCGAGGGCTTTCCTCCGGCCAACCGCACCCATGCGGAGGTCAACGCCACCATTCCGGCGGTGCCTGCGGCCGACGTGGAGAAGATCATCGCCCGTTACCCGGGATGCCGGGTGTTCAAGGTCAAGGTCGCCGAGCCGGGACAGGAACTCGCCGACGACGTCGCCCGCGTCCAGGCCGTCCGCGACCTGGTGCCCGGCGCGGTGATCCGCGTCGACGCCAACCGCGGCTGGAGCGTCGAACAGGCGGTGACGGCCGCGCGGGAGTTGGGGCCGCTGGACTACATGGAGCAGCCCGTGGACACGGTCGACGAGCTCGCCGAGGTCCGTGGCCAGCTACAGCGTTCCGGTGTTTTCTGCCGCGTCGCCGCGGATGAATCGATCCGCCGCGCCGAGGACCCCTACCTGGTGGCGGAGAAACGGGCGGCGGACGTGGCCGTGGTCAAGGTGGCCCCGCTCGGCGGGGTGCGCCGTGTGGTCGACCTGACCGCCGACCTGCGGGCGCGCTACATGGACGTCACGGTGGCGTCCGCGCTGGACACGGCCGTCGGCGTCAACGCCGGCCTGGCCGCGGTGGCGGCGCTGCCGGTGTACGAGGACGACGACGGACTCGACGTCGCCCCCGCCGCCGCGGGTCTGGCCACGCAAAGGCTATTCGCCGAAGACGTCGCCGAGCCACGCGAGATCGTCGACGGCTGGATGAGCGTGGCGCCCGTCCAACCGGACCCGGCCCGCGTGAGTGAACTCGCGGCGTCGGCCGAGCGCCGGGACTGGTGGTTCGACCGGGTGCGCGAGTCCTACGCCTGGCTTTAGCTTTCGAAGGAGTTCATCGACCCGCGCTCGGCGAGGTTGATGTGGAAATCGAAAGCGGTGCGCAGGTCGTGCGGGGTCTGCTGGTGCGGGTTCTTCAGCGCGCGCTCGTAGTACTCCTCGAGCAGCGGACGGTAGTCCGGGTGCGCGACGGAGATCATCTTGGCCACGCGGTCGCGCGGAGCCAGGCCGCGCAGGTCGGCGTAGCCGTACTCGGTGATGATCACCATGGCGTCGTGCTCGGTGTGGTCGATGTGGGAGGCGAACGGCACGATCGCGGAGATGGCGCCGTCCTTGGCCACCGACGGGGAGATGAACGTGGAGGCGAAGGCGTTGCGGGTGAAGTCGCCGGAGCCGCCGATGCCGTTCATGATGCGGGAGCCGCCGACCTGGGTGGAGTTGATGTTGCCGTAGATGTCGGCCTCGATCATGCCGTTGGAGGCGATCAGGCCCATGCGGCGAATGACCTCCGGGGAGTTGGAGATCTGCAGCGGGCGCAGCACCAAGTGCTCGCGGTACTTCTTGGCCTCGCGGTTCATCTTGTCGGCGTACTCCGGCGACAGGGCGAAGGACGTGGCCGAGGCGACGGTCATCTTGCCCGCGTCGATCAGGTCCAGCATGCCGTCCTGGACGACCTCGGTGTAGGCGGTGATCTTCTCGAACTTGGAGTCGAGCAGGCCGGCCATCACGGCGTTGGGGACGTTGCCCACGCCGGACTGCATGATGAAGCGGTCGTAAGTCAGGCGGCCCGCGGCGACCTCGGCCTCGAGGAACTCGAGGAAGTTGCCGGCGATCTGCTTGGACACCTCGTCCGGCTCCTTGAAGGGGGAGTTGCGGTCCGGGGCGTCGGTTTCGACGATGGCGACGACCTTGTCGGTGTCGATCTGGATGTAGGGGGTGCCGATGCGGTCGCCGACGTTGTTGATCGGGATCGGGGTGCGGTTCGGCAGACGCGGCACGCGATAGATGTCGGCCATGCCTTCCAGATCGAGGGACTGCCAGGAGTTGACCTCGAGGATGATCTTGTCGGCCTCCTCCAGGTACTCGATGTTGTTGCCCACGCCGGAGGAGGGGATGAGGTGACCTTCCTCGGTGATGCGGGCGACTTCGACGATGGCGACGTCGATGTTGCCGAAGAAGCCCTGCTCGACCTGCAGGCCGGAGTGGGAGAGGTGGACGTCCTGGTACTTCATCTCGGCGGCGTTGATCTTCTTACGCATGACCGGGTCGGACTGGTACGGCATGCGGAAGTTGATGGCGTCGGCCTCGGCCATGACGCCGTCGGCGTCCGGGGCGGTGGAGGCGCCGGTCAGCACGTTGACCTTGAAGTCGTCGCCGCGGCCGTGGAACGCCTTGGCCTTCTCGGCGATGGCGGTGGGCAGGGCCTTCGGGTAGGCGGCGCCGGTGAAGCCGGACATGCCGATGGTGTCGCCGTCGTTGATGTGCTCGGCGGCTTCCTCCGCGGACATGACTAGAGAGCGCAGGTGGCTATTGGCGATGCGGTCGGACATTGAAAGGTTCTCCTTGTGATGGGTTTAGTCGAGCCAGCCGTCGGACTGGGTGGCCTCGTCGTCGGCTGCGAGACCAGTGACATCAGCAATACTGGTAGTTGCCTGTGGCACGAATCTCCTTTCCGGGCGACTGTGGCCCCCATTGTTCCTGAGTTGTTACACTCGCGCCATACCTTCCAGGTGAAGGGCCCCCAGAACCCGACGGAACTGAGGCCCTGGGCCTCGTCGCGCACCTACACTGGCCCCAATGAACATGATCGAAGTCCGTGGCGCCCACCTGCACAACCTCAACGACGTCGACGTCGACCTACCGCGCAACCAGCTCGTCGCGGTCACCGGCGTATCCGGCTCCGGCAAATCCAGCCTCGCCTTCGGCACGATCCACGGGGAAGCGCAACGCCGCTACCTGGAATCCGTGGCCCCCTTCGCCCGCCGACTCATCGGAGGAGCGACGGACCCCCAGGTCGAATCCGTCGACGGCCTGCCGCCCTCGGTGGCGCTGCAACAAAACACCTCCGCCGGCGGGGCACGCTCGACCGTCGGCACCGTCTCGACCATGTCCAATGTCGTCCGCCTGCTGTACTCCCGCGCCGGAACCTACCCCGCCGGGCAAGAACACCTGGACAGCGACAACTTCAGCCCCAACACCGCCGCCGGCATGTGCCCCCGATGCCAGGGCACGGGCGTCACCTACGAACCCACCGAAGCCACGATGGTGCCCGACCCCACCAAAACCATCAACGACGGCGCCATCAAAGCGTGGCCCGGCGCGTGGGCGGGCAAGAACTTCCGCGACATCCTGGACACCCTCGACTTCCCAATGGATACCCCGTGGCAGGACATCGACCCCGCCCAGCGCGAGTGGATCCTGTTCACCGACGAACGCCCGGTGGTCACCGTCAGCCCCGAACGCCGCGCCGACCAGGTGGAAAAGCAATACCAGGGGATGTGGCGCTCCGTGGCCTCCTACTTGCGCACCACGCTGGCAGAGACCGAGTCGGACACCCTGCGCGCCCGCACCATCGGCTTCATGCAGGCCTCGACCTGTTCCACCTGCGACGGCCGCCGCCTCAACTCACAGGCGTTGACCGTCACCTACCTGGACATGCCGATCGACGAGTTCAACGCCCGTCCGCTCGACGAACTCACCGACCTCATCGCCGCCCGCCGTACAAACCTGACAGAGGCCGACGAAGCCGAACGCATCCTGCTCGAGCAATTGACGCCCATCCTCGACTCCACCGTCGAACTCGGCCTCGGCCACCTCGTGCTGGGGCGCGGGGCGCGCACCTTGTCCGCCGGTGAAACCCAACGACTGCGCCTGGCCTCCCAACTGCGCAGCGGACTATTCGGCGTGGTCTACGTCCTCGACGAGCCCTCCGCGGGACTGCACCCGGTCGAACGCGAAGCCGTCTTAAACATCGCCCGCCGCTTCCTCGACGCCGGCAACTCCGTCCTGCTCGTCGAACACGACATGGACCTGGTCGCCCACGCCGACTGGATCGTCGACGTCGGCCCCGCCGCCGGCGAAGGCGGCGGCCACGTGCTCTACTCCGGACCGGCCGCCGACTACGACGCCGACTCCCCGACGCGCCGGGCGCTCGACAACCGCCGCCTGACCCCCAAGGACACGCCCCGGCCGGCGCACGGTGAACTCCACCTGCACGGCGTCACCGCCCGCAGCATCCGCGACCTCGACCTGACGATCGGGCTTAGCCAATTCACCGCCGTCGCCGGCGTCTCCGGCTCCGGAAAATCCACCCTGCTGGGCGTGCTCGCCGACGCACTGCGCGACCAGGCGACGGTGCTGGAAGGAGAAGACCACGACGGCCACGACGCCAGCGTCGAGAAGCTGACCGGCGCCGACGCCGTCAACCGGCTCGTGCAAATCACCCAGAAACCCATCGGCCGCACCCCACGCAGCAGCCTGGCCACCTACACCGGGCTCTTCGACAACGTCCGCAAACTCTTCGCCGGCACCGACGCGGCGAAAAAGCGCGGCTGGACCGTCAGCCGGTTTTCCTACAACGTCAGCCAAGGCCAATGCCCCACCTGCCGCGGCGAAGGCCAGATCGAAGTCGAACTGGTCTTTTTGCCCGGCTCCTACACCCCCTGCCCGGACTGCGCCGGCACACGCTACAACGACGCCACCCTCGAAATCACCTGGCGCGGACTGACCGTCGCCGACGTCCTCGACCTCACCGTCGACGAAGCCGCCGACGTCTTCGCCGAAGAACGCCCCATCGCCCGGGCCCTGCGCGCACTGCAGGCCATCGGGCTGGGCTACCTGCGCCTGGGTCAAGGCGCCCCCGAACTCTCCGGCGGCGAAGCCCAACGCATCAAACTCGCCACCGAACTGCAGCGGGCGCGCCGGGGGCACACCGTCTATCTTCTCGACGAGCCGACCACCGGGCTGCATCCCGCGGACGTGAAACTGCTGCTCACGGAGTTGAACCGGCTGGTCGACGCCGGCGAGACCGTCGTCGTGGTCGAGCACGACCTCTCCGTCATCGCCGCCGCCGACCGCGTCTTGGAGATGGGCCCCGGCGCGGCCGCCGCGGGCGGGCGGATCATCGCGGACGTCACCCCCGCCGGGTTGGGTGCGGCGGACACCGCCACGGGACGGGCGTTGCGGGCGCGCAGCTCGTAGAATCAGAGTCCATGACCCACGGACCAGGCGACGAACAGCGCCCGCGCCAGTACTTTCCCAGCGAGCGGCCCCAACACACCACCTTCGACTACGACCCGGGCTACGGCTACCAGGAGCCGGAGGAGCCGGCGCCGGCCCGGGAAAGGGGCGGCACGGCGGTGATCGTGCTGTCGGTGCTGTTCGTGCTCGCGTTGCTGGCCGCGGGCGTGCTGTTTTTCCTGTGGCGCGGGGCGGTGGACGAGGCGAATCAGCCGCCCCCGCCGCCGGTGACGCAGACGGTCACCACCACGCAACAGGAGACGGTCACGGAGACGCAGGGGCCGTCGAACCCGCTGCCGACGCAGTTGCCGACGGAGATCCCCACCGAGGTGCCGGACATCGACGTCGAGGGTTGGTTCAACGATCTGCTGGGGGAGCGGGCTCCGGCTCAGTAGCGTCGTAGACTAGGGGTCATGTCTGACACAGCCCAACCCAATTCCGTGGCGCTCGCGGGCGCCGTCGCCGACGTCCTGGCCCGCCACCTGAGCGACGTCGTCCTGTGCCCGGGTTCGCGTAACTCCCCCTTGTCTTTAGCCCTGCTGGCGCGTGACGACGTCCGCGTCCACGTCCGGTTGGACGAGCGCTCCGCCGCGTTTTTGGCGCTGGGCATCGCCCGCGTGCAGGGCCGTCACGTCGGCGTGGTCACCACCTCCGGCACGGCGGTGGCCAACTGCCTGCCGGCGGTGGTGGAGTCCGCGCACTCGCACACCCCGTTGGCGATCATCTCCGCGGACCGCCCGGAACGTTTCGTCGGCACCGGCGCGTCGCAGACCATTGACCAGGACGGCATCTTCGGCGGTTACGCCGCCACCACGCAGGTCACCGGCGAGGCCGATTTGGCGGGGCTCGCCGACGCTTTCGCCGGCCAGGGCACCGTCCACGCCAACGTCCGGCTCGACGCGCCGCTGGTGGGCGACCGGCTGCCGGAACGCGTCAGTGGCGGCGACGTGGCGCGGGGGCGGTTCGACGCCGTCGTCGACCACGGCGAAATCGCCCTGGACTTAAGCCGCGACACGCTGGTCATCGCCGGCGACGAAGCCTGGGAGGTCGAGGGGCTGCAGGACGTGCCCACCATCGCGGAGCCCACCGCCCCGACCCCGTACTTGCCGGTGCACCCGTTGGCCGCCGGGTTGTTCGTCCGCGGGAACATCGACGCCGGCGGAGACAGCGACTACGCCGAATACGTGGCCAAGACGAAGCCGGAGCAGATCATCGTCGTCGGCGGAGACAGCGACTACGCCGAATACGTGGCCAAGACGAAGCCGGAGCAGATCATCGTCGTCGGCCACCCCACCCTGCACCGCCCGGTGCTGGCGCTGCTGGCCGACCCGGACGTCGAGCTCACCGTGCTCTCCCGCACCGAAGCGTTCACCGACCCCGCCCACAACGCCGCCCACCGCGGCACCCGCGTCAAGGTCACCGGCCAACCCCGTAAGCAGTGGCTCACCCTGTGCGACGCCGTCTCGCGCACCGCCGCCGACGCCGTCCGCGACGTGCTGGAGCGCGAGGAACTCGGTTTCACCGGGCTGCACGCCGCCGCCGCGGTCACCGACACCTTAGGCACCGGCGACACGCTGCTGCTGGGCGCGTCGAACCCGGTGCGCGACGCGTCCCTGACGGGCCTGCCCGCCGACGGGGTGGACATCTACTCGCCACGCGGCGCCGCCGGCATCGACGGCACCGTCTCCCAGGCCGTGGGGGTGGCGCTGGCCGTGCAGTCGCTGCACCCCGAGGAAATCCGCGCCCCGCGCACCGTCGCGCTCATGGGTGACGTCACTTTCCTGCACGACGCCGGCGGATTGCTCATCGGCCCTGACGAACCGCGGCCGGAAAACCTCACGATCGTGGTCGCCAACGACGACGGCGGCGGCATCTTCGAAAGCCTCGAAATCGGCGCCCCGACGCTGCGCGACAGCTTCGAGCGCGCCTTCGGCACCCCGCACGAGGCCGACCTCGAGGCGATCAGCGCCGGCTACGGAGCGGATTTCCGCCGCGTCGAGGGCGTCCACGAACTGATCCACGCCCTGCTCGACGCCACGGAGGAGGCGGCCGGTCTCACCGTCATCGAGGCACGCACCACACGGGCGACCCGCCGGGACCTGGACGCCGCGCTGACGGCGGCCCTGGGGCTGTGAGGCGGCTGTCGCTGCGGATCGTCGCGGTCCTCTGGCTCGTCGCGATGATCGGCTCCGCCGCGCTGGTGGGCGGGGCGGCGATCAACGACAGCACCATCCACTCCGACCCGGGCCGCGCCCTGGCCACGGTCACCGGCGTGGGCGTGCTGCGCACCGCCGTCGACTACCAGACCGAGGAGGGGCGATTCTACTCGCCGGGCGGCGGGCTGCTCTACCCGTCCGGGCTGGGGGAAGGGCAGCAGGTGTGGGTGACATACGCGAAGTCGGACCCCGAACTGGTGGCGGT from Corynebacterium maris DSM 45190 includes these protein-coding regions:
- a CDS encoding 4a-hydroxytetrahydrobiopterin dehydratase, with the translated sequence MSDPKQILSPNDVRDADLTGWKQVDQALEATFDTGDFATGLKLVNLLGESAESANHHPDVTLTYPAVAVTLTSHDVGGVTSRDIDLARVITEHAESLGVSA
- a CDS encoding o-succinylbenzoate synthase, translating into MRPTVDEILERSHVVALPMAVKFRGVMTREALLIDGPAGWGEFSPFLEYGAKESSAWLRSGVEAAFEGFPPANRTHAEVNATIPAVPAADVEKIIARYPGCRVFKVKVAEPGQELADDVARVQAVRDLVPGAVIRVDANRGWSVEQAVTAARELGPLDYMEQPVDTVDELAEVRGQLQRSGVFCRVAADESIRRAEDPYLVAEKRAADVAVVKVAPLGGVRRVVDLTADLRARYMDVTVASALDTAVGVNAGLAAVAALPVYEDDDGLDVAPAAAGLATQRLFAEDVAEPREIVDGWMSVAPVQPDPARVSELAASAERRDWWFDRVRESYAWL
- a CDS encoding thiamine pyrophosphate-binding protein is translated as MSDTAQPNSVALAGAVADVLARHLSDVVLCPGSRNSPLSLALLARDDVRVHVRLDERSAAFLALGIARVQGRHVGVVTTSGTAVANCLPAVVESAHSHTPLAIISADRPERFVGTGASQTIDQDGIFGGYAATTQVTGEADLAGLADAFAGQGTVHANVRLDAPLVGDRLPERVSGGDVARGRFDAVVDHGEIALDLSRDTLVIAGDEAWEVEGLQDVPTIAEPTAPTPYLPVHPLAAGLFVRGNIDAGGDSDYAEYVAKTKPEQIIVVGGDSDYAEYVAKTKPEQIIVVGHPTLHRPVLALLADPDVELTVLSRTEAFTDPAHNAAHRGTRVKVTGQPRKQWLTLCDAVSRTAADAVRDVLEREELGFTGLHAAAAVTDTLGTGDTLLLGASNPVRDASLTGLPADGVDIYSPRGAAGIDGTVSQAVGVALAVQSLHPEEIRAPRTVALMGDVTFLHDAGGLLIGPDEPRPENLTIVVANDDGGGIFESLEIGAPTLRDSFERAFGTPHEADLEAISAGYGADFRRVEGVHELIHALLDATEEAAGLTVIEARTTRATRRDLDAALTAALGL
- a CDS encoding DUF3592 domain-containing protein — encoded protein: MIGSAALVGGAAINDSTIHSDPGRALATVTGVGVLRTAVDYQTEEGRFYSPGGGLLYPSGLGEGQQVWVTYAKSDPELVAVEGRRWTLSIIPAASIAAAATAVAAVAALVVVRLTRKEKSTTLSAEDTKN
- a CDS encoding acetyl-CoA hydrolase/transferase family protein; translation: MSDRIANSHLRSLVMSAEEAAEHINDGDTIGMSGFTGAAYPKALPTAIAEKAKAFHGRGDDFKVNVLTGASTAPDADGVMAEADAINFRMPYQSDPVMRKKINAAEMKYQDVHLSHSGLQVEQGFFGNIDVAIVEVARITEEGHLIPSSGVGNNIEYLEEADKIILEVNSWQSLDLEGMADIYRVPRLPNRTPIPINNVGDRIGTPYIQIDTDKVVAIVETDAPDRNSPFKEPDEVSKQIAGNFLEFLEAEVAAGRLTYDRFIMQSGVGNVPNAVMAGLLDSKFEKITAYTEVVQDGMLDLIDAGKMTVASATSFALSPEYADKMNREAKKYREHLVLRPLQISNSPEVIRRMGLIASNGMIEADIYGNINSTQVGGSRIMNGIGGSGDFTRNAFASTFISPSVAKDGAISAIVPFASHIDHTEHDAMVIITEYGYADLRGLAPRDRVAKMISVAHPDYRPLLEEYYERALKNPHQQTPHDLRTAFDFHINLAERGSMNSFES
- a CDS encoding 1,4-dihydroxy-2-naphthoyl-CoA synthase, with the protein product MSYSTEQPFDPTQWKVVEGFEDFTDITYHRHVGATRADGTVRIAFDRPEVRNAFRPHTVDELYRALDHARMSPDVGVVLLTGNGPSEKDGGWAFCSGGDQRIRGRSGYQYASEHTADDAAADESTIDKNRAKAEGGRLHILEVQRLIRTMPKVVVAVVNGWAAGGGHSLHVVCDLTIASRQEAKFKQTDADVGSFDAGYGSAYLAKMVGQKFAREIFFLGRSYDAETMQRMGAVNIVADHAELEAEAIQVAREINGKSPTAQRMLKFAFNLTDDGLMGQQVFAGEATRLAYMTDEAVEGKDAFLQKRDPDWDQFPFYY
- a CDS encoding excinuclease ABC subunit UvrA, whose product is MIEVRGAHLHNLNDVDVDLPRNQLVAVTGVSGSGKSSLAFGTIHGEAQRRYLESVAPFARRLIGGATDPQVESVDGLPPSVALQQNTSAGGARSTVGTVSTMSNVVRLLYSRAGTYPAGQEHLDSDNFSPNTAAGMCPRCQGTGVTYEPTEATMVPDPTKTINDGAIKAWPGAWAGKNFRDILDTLDFPMDTPWQDIDPAQREWILFTDERPVVTVSPERRADQVEKQYQGMWRSVASYLRTTLAETESDTLRARTIGFMQASTCSTCDGRRLNSQALTVTYLDMPIDEFNARPLDELTDLIAARRTNLTEADEAERILLEQLTPILDSTVELGLGHLVLGRGARTLSAGETQRLRLASQLRSGLFGVVYVLDEPSAGLHPVEREAVLNIARRFLDAGNSVLLVEHDMDLVAHADWIVDVGPAAGEGGGHVLYSGPAADYDADSPTRRALDNRRLTPKDTPRPAHGELHLHGVTARSIRDLDLTIGLSQFTAVAGVSGSGKSTLLGVLADALRDQATVLEGEDHDGHDASVEKLTGADAVNRLVQITQKPIGRTPRSSLATYTGLFDNVRKLFAGTDAAKKRGWTVSRFSYNVSQGQCPTCRGEGQIEVELVFLPGSYTPCPDCAGTRYNDATLEITWRGLTVADVLDLTVDEAADVFAEERPIARALRALQAIGLGYLRLGQGAPELSGGEAQRIKLATELQRARRGHTVYLLDEPTTGLHPADVKLLLTELNRLVDAGETVVVVEHDLSVIAAADRVLEMGPGAAAAGGRIIADVTPAGLGAADTATGRALRARSS